A stretch of Bordetella genomosp. 13 DNA encodes these proteins:
- a CDS encoding tetratricopeptide repeat protein, giving the protein MSDERDVSAWVDGWLAGEQAALDPEYPRLMTLLNRRRAGQSWHKHGTFRDHLTTVYRMLKTWGQDRDTCLCGLFHSVYSNEYVDLALFDPREGRDVLAGEVGGGTEQLIHRFCTIPRTAMVLDMLARDRIPAEGIELRRGDEVFRLTQREVAVFTVVTVADLVEQWYSWQEDTMSSYPHTGRLDAAPLWSVTLWPGPFRPGSSGLALASRLARHLPALGIPVPPVFERCTRTLDARDESAAAALYWQVASLNVPLVDPAHTRNLLEAAIAHNPWVGEPYLQLAQVFLMQGNYEAAAERARQGLRLLSDWGVQWDKRVTWEGWIVWGRMLVQRAQDRTWPGVLRDFNNLGLVRPDAPVLQSVAA; this is encoded by the coding sequence ATGAGCGACGAACGCGATGTGTCGGCCTGGGTCGACGGCTGGCTGGCCGGCGAGCAGGCCGCGCTGGATCCCGAATATCCGCGCCTGATGACGCTGCTGAACCGGCGCCGCGCGGGGCAGAGCTGGCACAAGCACGGCACGTTCCGCGATCACCTGACCACCGTCTACCGCATGCTGAAGACGTGGGGGCAGGACCGCGACACCTGCCTGTGCGGACTGTTCCACAGCGTGTACTCGAACGAGTACGTGGACCTGGCCCTGTTCGACCCGCGCGAAGGCCGCGACGTGCTGGCCGGCGAAGTGGGCGGCGGCACCGAGCAATTGATCCATCGCTTCTGCACGATTCCGCGCACTGCCATGGTGCTGGACATGCTGGCGCGCGACCGCATCCCCGCCGAGGGCATCGAGCTGCGGCGCGGCGACGAGGTGTTCCGGCTGACGCAGCGCGAAGTCGCGGTGTTCACCGTGGTGACCGTGGCCGACCTGGTCGAACAGTGGTACAGCTGGCAGGAGGACACCATGTCGTCCTATCCGCACACCGGTCGCCTGGACGCGGCGCCGCTGTGGAGCGTCACGTTGTGGCCGGGACCGTTCCGCCCGGGCAGTTCGGGACTGGCGCTGGCCTCGCGGCTGGCGCGCCATCTGCCGGCGCTGGGCATTCCGGTGCCGCCGGTGTTCGAGCGCTGCACGCGCACGCTGGACGCCCGCGACGAAAGCGCGGCTGCCGCGCTGTACTGGCAGGTGGCCTCGCTCAACGTGCCGCTGGTCGACCCGGCGCACACGCGCAATCTGCTCGAAGCCGCCATCGCCCACAATCCATGGGTCGGCGAACCCTATCTGCAGCTGGCGCAGGTCTTCCTGATGCAGGGCAACTACGAGGCCGCGGCCGAGCGCGCGCGCCAGGGCCTGCGGCTGCTGTCGGACTGGGGCGTGCAATGGGACAAGCGCGTGACCTGGGAGGGCTGGATCGTGTGGGGCCGCATGCTGGTGCAGCGCGCGCAGGACAGGACCTGGCCGGGCGTGCTGCGCGACTTCAACAACCTTGGCCTGGTGCGTCCCGATGCGCCGGTGCTGCAATCCGTGGCGGCCTGA